The following are encoded in a window of Hippoglossus stenolepis isolate QCI-W04-F060 chromosome 10, HSTE1.2, whole genome shotgun sequence genomic DNA:
- the ehd4 gene encoding EH domain-containing protein 4, with translation MFSWVKQEQGRSREGEMYQTVTEGLQSLYTRKLLPLEETYLFHDFHSPALEAADFQSKPMVLLVGQYSTGKTTFIRYLLEQDFPGMRIGPEPTTDGFIAVMYGENEGVIPGNALVVDPKKPFRKLNAFGNSFLNRFICSQMPNQVLQSISIIDTPGILSGEKQRISRGYDFAEVLRWFGERVDRIILLFDAHKLDISDEFSEAIKAFKGQDDKIRVVLNKADQVDTQQLMRVYGALMWSLGKVINTPEVVRVYLGSFWGKPLQNTENRRLFEAESQDLFKDIQSLPRNAALRKLNDLIKRARLAKVHAYIISYLKKEMPSLFGREKKKEELIMRLPEIYTILQREHHISPGDFPNVTKMQDMLQHYDFSKFPSMKIKLIESVDKMLASKIAGLMTMIREEESKAPPTLVSGGAFDGSQEGPFGRGYGEGISAGADTEDWIVSRDKHRYDEIFYTLMPVNGKITGVNAKKEMMNSRLPNTVLGKIWKLADCDHDGMLDDEEFALAQHLIKIKLEGYELPSDLPDHLMPPSHRKDPTADALYNHTED, from the exons ATGTTCAGCTGGGTGAAGCAGGAGCAGGGCCGGAGCCGGGAGGGAGAGATGTACCAGACGGTGACCGAGGGGCTGCAGAGCCTCTACACCAGGAAGCTGCTGCCGCTGGAGGAGACCTACCTCTTCCATGACTTCCACTCCCCGGCCCTGGAGGCCGCAGACTTCCAGAGCAAACCCATGGTGCTGCTGGTGGGACAGTACTCCACCGGGAAGACCACCTTCATCAG GTACCTGTTGGAGCAGGACTTCCCGGGAATGAGGATCGGTCCGGAGCCGACCACCGACGGCTTCATCGCTGTGATGTACGGCGAGAATGAAGGTGTCATCCCTGGCAACGCCCTGGTGGTCGACCCCAAAAAACCCTTCAGGAAACTCAACGCGTTCGGAAACTCCTTCCTtaacag gttcaTCTGCTCTCAGATGCCCAATCAGGTTCTTCAGAGCATCAGCATCATCGACACTCCTGGTATCCTGTCAGGAGAGAAGCAGCGAATCAGCAGAG GTTACGACTTTGCGGAGGTCCTGCGTTGGTTCGGCGAGCGGGTGGACCGCATCATCCTGCTGTTCGATGCCCACAAACTGGACATTTCTGACGAATTCTCCGAGGCCATCAAAGCCTTCAAGGGCCAAGACGACAAGATCCGAGTGGTCCTGAACAAGGCCGACCAG GTGGACACCCAGCAGCTGATGCGAGTGTACGGCGCCCTCATGTGGTCACTGGGGAAGGTGATTAATACTCCAGAGGTGGTGAGAGTTTATCTTGGTTCCTTCTGGGGCAAACCACTGCAGAACACTGAGAACAG GCGTCTCTTCGAGGCGGAGTCTCAGGACCTGTTCAAGGACATCCAGAGTCTCCCGAGGAACGCTGCCCTCCGTAAACTCAACGACCTCATTAAGAGAGCTCGTCTGGCCAag GTGCATGCTTACATCATCAGCTACCTGAAGAAGGAGATGCCATCTCTGTTTGgacgagagaagaagaaggaggagttGATCATGAGGCTGCCGGAGATCTACACCATCCTGCAGAGGGAGCATCACATCAGCCCCGGAGACTTCCCCAACGTCACCAAGATGCAG gacatgCTGCAGCACTACGACTTCAGCAAGTTCCCGTCCATGAAGATAAAGCTGATCGAGTCGGTGGACAAGATGTTGGCCTCAAAAATCGCTGGTTTGATGACGATGATCCGAGAGGAGGAGTCCAAGGCGCCGCCGACCTTGGTGTCAGGCGGCGCCTTCGACGGCTCTCAGGAAGGACCCTTCGGCCGAGGCTACGGCGAGGGCATTAGCGCCGGGGCCGACACGGAGGACTGGATCGTGAGCCGCGACAAACACCGCTACGACGAGATCTTCTACACGCTGATGCCTGTCAACGGCAAGATCACCGGCGTCAACGCCAAGAAGGAGATGATGAACTCGCGGCTGCCAAACACCGTCCTCGGGAAGATCTGGAAGCTGGCCGACTGCGACCACGACGGGATGCTGGACGACGAGGAGTTCGCCCTCGCCCAGCACCTCATCAAGATCAAACTGGAGGGTTACGAGCTGCCCTCCGATCTGCCCGACCACCTGATGCCCCCGTCCCACCGCAAAGACCCCACCGCAGACGCCCTGTACAACCACACCGAGGACTAG
- the hikeshi gene encoding protein Hikeshi encodes MFGCLVAGRLVQTDALQVAPDKFVFNLPDFDNVNHVVVFMLGTVPFPAGTGGAVYFSFPDPGGGGPVWQLLGFITNDKPSAIFKISGLKPGERGSGPQPFGTGAASSAAPSVAQVGVSVEPLEQLAQEIPVSSAAVSSVDSFLQFTQKMLDSLYNFCSSFAVSQEQMTPNRTETFIPSSCVLRWYDNFQRRMAQNPNFWKS; translated from the coding sequence ATGTTCGGCTGTCTGGTGGCGGGGCGGCTGGTGCAGACCGACGCGCTGCAGGTCGCTCCGGACAAGTTCGTGTTCAACCTGCCGGACTTTGACAACGTGAACCACGTGGTGGTCTTCATGCTGGGCACCGTGCCGTTCCCCGCCGGGACGGGCGGCGCCGTCTACTTCTCCTTCCCGGACCCGGGGGGCGGCGGCCCGGTGTGGCAGCTGCTCGGCTTCATCACCAACGACAAGCCCAGCGCCATCTTCAAGATCTCGGGCCTGAAGCCCGGGGAGCGCGGCTCCGGGCCGCAGCCCTTCGGCACCGGGGCCGCCTCCTCCGCGGCCCCCTCCGTGGCTCAGGTCGGGGTGTCGGTGGAGCCTCTGGAGCAGCTGGCTCAGGAGATCCCGGTGTCCAGCGCCGCCGTGTCCTCCGTGGACTCCTTCCTCCAGTTCACCCAGAAGATGCTGGACAGTCTCTACAACTTCTGCTCCTCCTTCGCTGTGTCGCAGGAGCAGATGACTCCGAACCGAACCGAGACCTTCATCCCGTCCAGCTGCGTCCTCCGGTGGTACGACAACTTCCAGAGAAGGATGGCGCAGAACCCCAACTTCTGGAAGTCCTGA